One window of the Dromaius novaehollandiae isolate bDroNov1 chromosome 25, bDroNov1.hap1, whole genome shotgun sequence genome contains the following:
- the SLC25A42 gene encoding mitochondrial coenzyme A transporter SLC25A42 isoform X1: protein MGNGVREGQVDFKRQDVEPIISTHLPSEGTQEKKKVLNSLMSGALAGAVAKTAVAPLDRTKIMFQVSSKRFSAKEAYRLIYRTYLNEGFWSLWRGNSATMVRVIPYAAIQFCAHEEYKQLLGSYYGFQGKALTPFPRFIAGSLAGTTAAMLTYPLDMVRARMAVTPKEMYSNIVHVFIRISREEGLKTLYRGFTPTILGVIPYAGLSFFTYETLKKLHADHSGKSQPSPPERLLFGACAGLIGQSASYPLDVVRRRMQTAGVMGHTYSSILLTMQEIIREEGLIRGLYKGLSMNWVKGPIAVGISFTTFDLMQILLRKLQHSTNIER, encoded by the exons ATGGGTAATGGTGTGAGAGAAGGTCAAGTGGATTTCAAGCGGCAGGATGTGGAGCCAATTATATCGACTCATCTTCCGTCAGAG GgaacacaggagaaaaagaaagtactCAATTCTCTGATGTCTGGTGCACTGGCCGGTGCTGTTGCTAAAACAGCAGTAGCTCCACTGGATAGGACGAAAATCATGTTTCAAG tgtctTCGAAAAGATTTTCTGCCAAG GAAGCCTACAGGCTGATTTATCGCACCTACCTCAATGAAGGCTTCTGGAGTCTCTGGCGAGGGAACTCGGCCACCATGGTCCGTGTGATCCCTTATGCTGCCATTCAGTTCTGCGCGCACGAAGAGTACAAGCAGCTCCTGGGGAGTTACTACGGCTTCCAGGGAAA AGCGCTGACACCCTTTCCTCGATTCATTGCTGGCTCTCTGGCAGGCACAACGGCTGCCATGTTAACCTACCCCTTGGATATGGTTCGAGCTCGAATGGCTGTCACGCCGAAGGAGAT GTACAGCAATATCGTTCATGTCTTCATCCGAATATCCCGGGAGGAAGGATTGAAGACATTGTACAGAGGGTTTACACCAACCATCCTTGGAGTGATTCCATATGCTGGGCTTAGTTTCTTCACCTACGAGACGCTGAAGAAACTACATGCAG ATCACAGTGGGAAATCTCAGCCATCCCCTCCGGAGCGGCTTTTGTTTGGTGCCTGCGCAGGCTTGATTGGCCAGTCGGCTTCTTACCCCCTGGACGTGGTTCGCCGACGAATGCAGACGGCGGGGGTTATGGGACACACGTACAGCTCCATCCTTCTCACCATGCAGGAGATTATAAGAGAAGAAGGACTAATCCGTGGCTTGTACAAAGGACTCAGCATGAACTGGGTCAAAGGGCCGATTGCAGTGGGAATAAGCTTTACAACCTTTGACCTGATGCAGATCCTTCTCCGTAAATTACAGCACAGCACTAACATTGAAAGGTAG
- the SLC25A42 gene encoding mitochondrial coenzyme A transporter SLC25A42 isoform X2 — protein MGNGVREGQVDFKRQDVEPIISTHLPSEGTQEKKKVLNSLMSGALAGAVAKTAVAPLDRTKIMFQVSSKRFSAKEAYRLIYRTYLNEGFWSLWRGNSATMVRVIPYAAIQFCAHEEYKQLLGSYYGFQGKYSNIVHVFIRISREEGLKTLYRGFTPTILGVIPYAGLSFFTYETLKKLHADHSGKSQPSPPERLLFGACAGLIGQSASYPLDVVRRRMQTAGVMGHTYSSILLTMQEIIREEGLIRGLYKGLSMNWVKGPIAVGISFTTFDLMQILLRKLQHSTNIER, from the exons ATGGGTAATGGTGTGAGAGAAGGTCAAGTGGATTTCAAGCGGCAGGATGTGGAGCCAATTATATCGACTCATCTTCCGTCAGAG GgaacacaggagaaaaagaaagtactCAATTCTCTGATGTCTGGTGCACTGGCCGGTGCTGTTGCTAAAACAGCAGTAGCTCCACTGGATAGGACGAAAATCATGTTTCAAG tgtctTCGAAAAGATTTTCTGCCAAG GAAGCCTACAGGCTGATTTATCGCACCTACCTCAATGAAGGCTTCTGGAGTCTCTGGCGAGGGAACTCGGCCACCATGGTCCGTGTGATCCCTTATGCTGCCATTCAGTTCTGCGCGCACGAAGAGTACAAGCAGCTCCTGGGGAGTTACTACGGCTTCCAGGGAAA GTACAGCAATATCGTTCATGTCTTCATCCGAATATCCCGGGAGGAAGGATTGAAGACATTGTACAGAGGGTTTACACCAACCATCCTTGGAGTGATTCCATATGCTGGGCTTAGTTTCTTCACCTACGAGACGCTGAAGAAACTACATGCAG ATCACAGTGGGAAATCTCAGCCATCCCCTCCGGAGCGGCTTTTGTTTGGTGCCTGCGCAGGCTTGATTGGCCAGTCGGCTTCTTACCCCCTGGACGTGGTTCGCCGACGAATGCAGACGGCGGGGGTTATGGGACACACGTACAGCTCCATCCTTCTCACCATGCAGGAGATTATAAGAGAAGAAGGACTAATCCGTGGCTTGTACAAAGGACTCAGCATGAACTGGGTCAAAGGGCCGATTGCAGTGGGAATAAGCTTTACAACCTTTGACCTGATGCAGATCCTTCTCCGTAAATTACAGCACAGCACTAACATTGAAAGGTAG
- the ARMC6 gene encoding armadillo repeat-containing protein 6, with amino-acid sequence MGSRQIAQETFDDAVQENITEFEMDPEEAVREAVQQFEAQGVDLSNIVKAVRQPASENGQKQKHEILLTLDSLRRSVADSDLTEMAEQLVLFTEQCKEQLAFRYLAGQHGAYSVVFPAFQMASGDRNLMLKVFYALSAILDGQPDLLDSAGQDLLLQTLKEYAEDAEMMLAAIRCIRHACLKHEQNRQDLVKGGVLPLLTGAIVQHGDSADVVRTAASALRIMTFDDDIRVPFGHAHDHAKMIVLENDGLRVLIEAAKAFTDNASVLSELCATLSRLSVRNEFCQDIVDLGGLHFMVSLLADCIDHPDVVKQVLSAIRAVAGNDDVKDAIVNAGGTDLIVLAISHHLANPQICEQGCAALCMLALRKPENCNVIMEGGGALAALQAMKAHPKEVAVQKQACMLIRNLVSRSRDFSQPILEMGAENLITEARATHKDCDDVAKAALRDLGCKVELRELWTGQKGSLAQ; translated from the exons ATGGGATCCAGGCAGATTGCCCAGGAAACGTTTGATGATGCAGTGCAAGAAAATATTACGGAATTCGAAATGGATCCAGAAGAGGCTGTGAGAGAAGCTGTGCAGCAATTTGAAGCCCAAG GTGTTGATCTAAGTAATATTGTGAAAGCTGTGCGGCAGCCTGCCTCTGAAAATGGccaaaagcaaaaacatgagATTTTGCTG ACTTTAGATTCCCTCAGGAGATCTGTTGCTGACTCCGATCTCACTGAGATGGCCGAGCAGCTAGTGCTCTTCACTGAGCAATGCAAAGAACAGCTGGCTTTCCGCTACCTGGCTGGGCAGCATGGTGCCTATTCTGTGGTATTCCCTGCCTTCCAGATGGCTTCCGGAGACAGAAATTTAATGCTGAAAGTTTTTTATGCTCTGTCTGCCATCCTGGATGGGCAGCCAGACCTACTTGACTCTGCTGGCCAGGATCTACTGCTACAAACTCTGAAAGAATACGCAGAGGATGCTGAAATGATGCTAGCTGCGATCCGATGCATTCGACACGCCTGTCTGAAGCACGAGCAGAATCGTCAGGACCTCGTGAAAGGCGGGGTTCTGCCGCTTCTCACTGGAGCTATAGTGCAGCACGGAGACAGTGCCGATGTCGTTCGAACGGCCGCCTCGGCGCTCAGGATCATGACGTTCGATGATGACATCCGGGTGCCCTTTGGTCACGCTCACGATCATGCCAAAATGATTGTGTTGGAGAATGATGGGTTGAGGGTCCTCATTGAAGCTGCAAAAG CTTTCACAGATAACGCCAGTGTTCTCAGTGAACTGTGTGCCACTCTCTCTCGCCTTTCTGTCAGAAATGAATTCTGTCAAGATATTGTGGACCTTGGGGGCTTGCATTTTATGGTGTCTCTCCTCGCTGACTGCATTGACCATCCA GACGTGGTGAAGCAGGTGCTGAGCGCCATCCGAGCAGTTGCAGGTAATGATGACGTGAAAGATGCCATAGTTAATGCTGGGGGAACGGACCTCATTGTGCTGGCTATAAGCCATCACCTTGCCAACCCTCAG ATCTGCGAGCAAGGTTGTGCAGCCTTGTGCATGTTGGCTTTACGCAAACCTGAGAACTGTAATGTCATCATGGAAGGCGGAGGGGCTTTGGCAGCTCTTCAGGCTATGAAAGCACACCCAAAAGAAGTGGCTGTACAG AAGCAGGCTTGCATGCTGATCCGCAACCTAGTCTCTCGGAGTCGGGACTTTTCTCAGCCCATCTTAGAGATGGGAGCTGAGAACCTAATAACAGAAGCTCGTGCAACACACAAGGACTGCGATGATGTGGCCAAAGCTGCACTGAGAGATCTTGGCTGTAAAGTGGAGCTCCGAGAGCTGTGGACAGGTCAGAAGGGAAGCCTAGCTCAGTAA